A window of [Clostridium] innocuum genomic DNA:
TCGGAAGTTTTTACAACCTCAAGGCTTCCTCTTTTCAGCGTATTATTGAAGTTAACTGTGGTGGTCTTGCCACCGATCAGCGTAATGGTCTGGGTTTCCTGCGGCTCATACTTATCAATGGACTGTTCCGTAATGGTGTAAGTGCCGGGGAACAATCCCTCCACGGTCAGATTACCATTTTCGTCTGTGGTAACGGTTTTGTTGAAGTTCTCGCCCTTGATCGTAAAGGAAATTCCTGCAACAACTCCGTCCTCAGAAGTCTTTTTCAGTGCGATTGTACCGGTAGGTGTCTCCACATTCAGATATGCCTTTACTGCATCTGCATTTTCCACACCGGTCACAACATCCTGCAGGCTGGGATCACCATAGGCGATCAGTTTTGCGCTGCTGCTGACCGTTGGCACATTGCTTCTTGTGGCGGTGATCCTTACCGAACCGTCAAAGGCTGTTTCGGATGTGATCGTCAGCTTGTTGCCGGATTTGGACACACGCACTTTACTGTCGGATGTGGCAAAGGAATAGTCTGCAAGGACACCATTGTTATCCGTCAGTGTCATGGTGTATTTCCCATCCTGATAGGAAAGCTCTTTTGTAATGTCATCCGCACCACCCGACATAAAACTCGGAATGGTATTGTGTTTGGACAGCAGAGAAACGATCTGGTTATACACCTCGGCAGCACCGCTGTTTGGATAATTGGAACCAAAGTGCAGGCTGTACGCTTTCTGGCTTGTCTGCTGGTAAGCCCCTGTGGACTCACGGCATCCCGTCACAAATTCCCAGACAAGGGTCTGTGTGGCAAGCCATTTCTCATCATCACTTCCCGAAAGATGACTGCGGTTCCCCTGATAGCCATAGAGCAGGGCAAGTCCTACTGCTTTTTTCTGGCTGGAAGAAAGGGCATTCCATGTTTGGGAAGAATTTTTCTTGAGGGTATTGCCTGTTTTCAGCGGTACACCCGGCTGAATACAGAATGCATTATCACCGTCTACATACATACGGTACTTGTAACTGCCTGTTCCGCCTGCGGTATAACCGTCAAACACTGCACTGGAGTTATAGCGCATGGCATTTCCATTCCTGTCATAAGTGAAGTCAAAGGAAATCGTACCAATATCTCCCGCAGCAAATGCTGTTGTCGCTGGCAGCACAGAGAAGGTTGTGACCGCAGCCATGACAAGGGCCGCAGCCTTTTTGAATAATTTGGGGAATTTCATACATTACCTCCTACTTTTTGTTTGTGAGTTTCTTTACTAACCGAAAAAAGCAGTCTATAACGACTGCCAATTTTTTTCTTTCGGATAGTTTTGGTAGTAATTAGGGGGTGAGGTGTGGAGAGGGGGAAAGCGAAAATATGGCTATCCACACCAACGGACAGACCTCACCCTCGATGTGTGGCTATCGTTCCCGGTCTTTGTTCCGCTGCAGGTAGCGGTTGTAAAATTCCAGCGCCTTGACAACAAAATCCGATTCCCTGCCTCTGGGAACGCTCTTGGGAATGAGCTTGGTGATCCGTTCATCACGGAAAGCAGGTTTTTCCCCCTGGTTTGGCTTTTCTTCCTGCATGATCGACTGGATAACCTCATCTGTGAGTTTCCCGTCCTGCATGAACTTTTTCATTTTGATAGCCTGTGCAAGTGACGGGGTCGCATCGTTATACTGCATGGCTTCCAGAAGGGAATACTGCTGTTCATCGGACAGATAAGAGATTTCTACCGCCGGGCGAAAAGCAATCTGCCGTTCATCTACCATCTGCAAGATTTCAGGAACAAGCTCGGTCAATCGGATATACCTTTGGATTTGATTGCGGCTTTCTCCAACTTTTTCAGCTAACTCTGCATCAGAGCGTAACTTTGTCCCCACTGGGGACGAAGTTAAATCCCTTCTTTGGCCCTGTCTGTTCATTGCTTCCAGACGCATTTTATAGGCAAAGGCTTTCTCACTTGGTAAGATCGTTGATCTTTGCAGATTGGACTCGACCATCACAATAATGGCTTCGTCACGGGTCAGCTCCTTCACCTCGCATTTCAGAGTTTCAATCCCGGCAATCTCACATGCCTTTTTGCGCCTGTGACCGCTGATAAGCTCATACCGCCCATCCTCTTTCAGCCGAACCGTTGCCGGGGTCATCACTCCATTTCGCTTGATGCTCTCAACAAGCTGTTCCATATCCTCGTCCAGTAAAACTTTGAACGGATGATCTGGAAACTCATCAATCTCCGC
This region includes:
- a CDS encoding ParB/RepB/Spo0J family partition protein, producing MARSNGHKIELTAYDDLFQTDESRAEAKLSKIRDIPIAEIDEFPDHPFKVLLDEDMEQLVESIKRNGVMTPATVRLKEDGRYELISGHRRKKACEIAGIETLKCEVKELTRDEAIIVMVESNLQRSTILPSEKAFAYKMRLEAMNRQGQRRDLTSSPVGTKLRSDAELAEKVGESRNQIQRYIRLTELVPEILQMVDERQIAFRPAVEISYLSDEQQYSLLEAMQYNDATPSLAQAIKMKKFMQDGKLTDEVIQSIMQEEKPNQGEKPAFRDERITKLIPKSVPRGRESDFVVKALEFYNRYLQRNKDRER